From Pseudoalteromonas sp. Scap06:
AAAAGCGCAGCCACACGACGTTTTTTCATGCCAGTAATTGGTTGCGACTCACCTTTCCAAAAATAGCCATGGTGTACCAAAATAGCATCGGCATTTTTTTCAATGGCGGCATCAATAAGTGCTTGGCTTGCTGTAACACCGGTTACTATGGTGCGTATCTCATCTTTACCTTCTACCTGAAGCCCGTTTGGACAAAAATCGTTAATGGTTTCTGGTTTCAATAACGTGTTTAACAGTTGATTAAATTCTCTACGTTGCATACTACTTACCTTACTTTGCACTGAATTTTGTACAAATTTTGGCGGTTATGCGCTAAAAATGAAAGGAAAATCGCAAAAAATTGAAAAACAGTTCTAAAATAGGTATAAATACCTCTTCTTTATCTGTGAAAACAACGTATAGGGTCTCTGATGAGCAAACTAGACAAAACAGAAGTGTTATCTGCCTTTGAAGCTGCATATGAAGCTGCCAACGGTAAAAAACCTGAAATAACAACTAAACCTGGCTGGTACAGCGTTGATGGTGGCAAGAATATGCGCCTAGCTGATGTAGCAGAGCTGACTAAAGAATTAAGCTCTGGAAAGTCTACAAAAAAAGCTGCAGTAAAAGCACCCGCTAAAAAAACTAAAAAAGCTGCTCCTGTAAAAGCACAGAAAAAAGCGCCTTTCACCGTGATCACTGAGAACGAAGAAGGTTACACAGCAGAAGAGCTTTGGATAGTAGAGCTTGCTCGTAAAGATCACGACTGTCGCCTACCGCGCGGTGTAGTGTAATTTACTGAGTGCTCAGTTTAAAAGAAACCGCGTTAAGCGGTTTTTTTTATGCCCGTCACTTGTTATTAACTACATAATAATTAATCTGAGCTCTAGCTGTTTAGATAAATACAGCATAAAAAAAGCGACCGACTAGCCGCTTTTTTATCAGTAAGCCTATACATTATTCAAAAAATAATGGGGCACGTTGTTTTTTACCAACTTCGTTCATCGTTGCTGCGTCGAACAAGCGGCCGTTGATCATGGTGTAATCAATTTTGTCTGAATCGCGGATGTTTTTCAGTGGGTCGCCATCAATAACCATTAAATCTGCCAGTTTACCGACTTCTAATGAGCCTACGTTTTTATCTAAACCTAGGTATTTAGCAGGATCGAGCGTTGATGCTCGAATAGCCTCAAGCGGCGTCATACCACCTTGAGCAAACATCCACATTTCCCAGTGCGCACCTAAACCTTCACGCTGACCATGTGCACCTAAATTAACCAGTACACCTAAATCTTGTAGTTCAGCTGCCACACGTGCATTGTTAAAGTGGTTATAGTGATGATCAGGCGCTTTAACACGACGCATTGAACGTGGTAATAATTGATTTTTTGGCACAAACTTGCTCAATCGAGGATGATTCCACACATCAGTTTTATCGTACCAGTAGTTTTCACCCCAAATACCGCCATAGGCAACCACCAATGTAGGCGTATAACCTACATCACTTTGTGACCACAACTGCTTAATATCATCATAAATATGTTCAACCGGAATGGAATGCTCAATCCCTGTATGCCCATCAACCACCATACTCAAGTTATGTTGTAATAATGAGCCCCCTTCTGGCACTACCATCATTTCAAGTTCACGACCAGCCTCAATCACTTGCTGACGCTGCTCTCTGCGAGGTTGGTTATAAGACTTAACACTAAACGCCCCTACTTTTTTCAAGCGTTCTAAATGAAATTTAGCATCATCTAATGAATCAATATGCGAAGTATAACCAGGCATATTCGCGCCATATAAAATAGTACCAGTAGAAAAAATACGCGGGCCGACAATCATACCGGCTTTTTGCATTTCACTGGCAGTGAATATTTCAGTGGTGTCGTTTGATGGATCGTGGATGGTGGTAACACCTAGCGCAAGGCCTGCAAAGTTTTTCCAGTTTTGTTGTGGGATAATTTCATCGCTTGCTTGTGAGCCATGTGCATGTGCATCAACCATACCAGGCATAATTGTTTTGCCTGTTACATCAACAATCTCAGCATTTTTTGGAATGCTAATATCTGCAGCAGAGCCAATAGCTTTAATATGTTTACCATCGGTAACAATAACGCCATTTTCAATGACTTTTTCGCCGTCCATGGTAATAATTTTTGCGCCAGTTAAGGCAATCATGCCTTCTGGTTCAGCCATTTTTTTGCTAAAACCAATGTTAGTCCCGCTTTTGACTTTAACCCCTTGGTCATCGGCTTTATTAATAGCAAACATTCCCTCTAAACTGGCATGGTATAGCTCAGGGCCAAGTGTCCAATAGAGTTTATTGCTGTTGGCACTCCAGCTAATATTTTCACCAGCACGAACAGATAATTGCTCAATTGGAAATTGGCTGTCTTTAGGCCCAATATTAATGGTCTTACCACGCTCAACAAACGGTGTTACAAACACTTTAAAGCGCTCTGCAAATGCTAAGTACTCACCATCAGGCGATACCCTAAATTCAGTGGCATGCTCTGATTCATAGAGTTTGCGCACTTTTTTACTTTCAAGCTCAACCACACTTAACGTTGGTTTAGGCCATGGGCTCATAATATAAACACGGTCATTGGCACTACCAAACTGCGGTTGATAACCACTTTTAGAAATTAGTTCACTCTTACCGCCTTTAGCACTGACACTGTAAACCCCAGGGTGCAGTGACCATTTAGGATTTAAAATACTGCCACCACTGGCTTTACGATAAACTACAGTTTTGCCATCAGGGCTAAAGGTAGGCTCTACATATTTACCCGGTTCATCGGTAATCGTATCGCCGCGACCACTTCGTGCAGAGACAACGCGCACTGTGCCTTGTTCGTTATCGTCCCACGTGGTGTAGACAATTTTTTTACCATCACGCGAGTACTGTGGAAATAACTCATAATGATCGGTTTGCTTGGTTAAACGTTTGATTTTTCCTGAGTCTAAATCGCGTTTATAAATATGACCCAGTGCTTCAAACAATGCCGTTTCACCATCTGGGCTAATTTGTACATTTCGCAGCATTTTTACATCAAATTCTTCAGTATCGATATTTTGAGTAAAGCGCACCGCTTTTTGAATTTTTTTCGTGGTGTCTATTTTGAATGCAATATCGCTGACAGATTTATCATCGACATTGAGTTTATGAATGGTGCCACCAGCCCAAAATACTAACTCTTCATTATCTGGTGTCCACGCAATTGTTGGGTATACCCCATGAATAGCCCATGTTTCTTGCATATCGCGCTCTAGCTTGTCATATAGCTTGGTATGCTCACCGCTGGTTAAATCGTATAAGTACAAGCTAGTTTGAAAGTCATCACGCTTTACATAGGCAAGTTTTTTACCATCAGGTGACGGAGTTGGTCTGATTGCCCCACCCATACCACTAATAATCGTTTCTATTTCACCGGTTTCACGATCATAGCGCTTAATTTTATAAATACCCGCAACCGAATCTTTTGAGTAATGAAAGGTTTTACCTGGGGTGGCATCATGAGAAAAATAAACATAACGGCCATCAGGTGAAAACATCGGCTCACCTAAATCTTTTTGATCGTTTTCACGTTTAGTCAGTTGTACCCCTTTACCACCCGCTTTGTGATAAAGCCAAACTTCACCCGCGCCCAAAGAACGACTGGCGGTAAAGTGCTTACGTGCAACTAAATAATCGCCATCAGGGCTCCATGCCGGGCTATTAAGTAAACGAAACGTTTCGTCCGTTACTGCAGTTTGATTCTCGCCATTAACGTCCATAACCCAAATATTATCACCGCCCCCCTGATCTGAGGTAAATGCGATATGTTTACCATCTGGGCTAAAACGCGGCTGCATTTGCCATGCGATATCTGAGGTTATTTGAGTGGCTTTACCACCACTCATTGGCATAGTGTAAATATCGCCCAGTAAGTCAAATACTAAGGTTTCTCCATCAGGGCTTATATCTACATTCATCCATGTGCCTTGCTCTACACTAATAGAAGCATCTACAAATTGCCCTTTTGGTGAATCAACTTGCCATTTTTTTTCATCTGTTTGCTCTGCGTGTACTTGACCCAATGCCAATGAAACTGATAACGCAAGCGCTGTTTGCAGCATTTTCTTCATGCTTATCTCACTTATTATTGTTGCTGTGTGTTGCTCTATTACATGATTGCAACAAAAACGCTAGCAAGTTACCAGCGTAATAGGATGAAGTGCATAAAATTAATGCCAAACAATAGGATCAAATTGATAAAAATCTACCAGCAAACGGTAAATTTCAGGGTCATCGCGGCGTAAATCTGCGGGTTTTTCTAAGAACGTTTCGGTGATCACCGCAAAAAATTCTGCCTCATTTGTGGCTCCGTAGCTATGAATAACATGCGGCATGTTATAAGCAACGTGTGTTTTTAACTGCGAAAACGCTCGGCTAAATACCTTGCCCCATTGTTGATAGTGAGTCTGTGATGTAAGTAATGGCGTGCCGGTGGTTTTACCGGTCTCTTGATCAAGTTGATGCGCAAACTCATGAAACACTAAATTATGCCCGTCACTGGGTAAGCGGTTACCCTCAAGCACATCATGCCAGCTCAGCACCAGTGTGCCTCCTGGCCATGACTCACCTTGCCTTACGGTATTATGAAAACTAACAAGTCCTGCGTTATCGCGACTTGATTGAGGCGCATAATAGGCGCTGGGATAGAGTAAAATTTCCTTCACGTTTTTATACAAAGGCCAAGGTTTATTTAGTACCAGCAGGCAAGCATCGGCGGCAATAATGAGTTTCATTGCTTCAGTTAGTTGCAACCCATCACAGCCAACAAAGCGCTTTTCATTTAAAAACCACACAATATGACGAGCCAACTTGGCTCGATCTGCATCAGTCATTTTGTTATAAATTGGCATAGCCCGCAGCAACAGCGCATGCTGTTGTGGGCTTAATGATAAATGACTGTATTTACGGCGCCACAGAGTATTTTGAATATCAGGCCAACGCCAAAAAATAACGACAAACGCAAAAAGTAAGAAAATCAATAATCCGTTTACCATTTAATAGCCCTATAATTATCTATACAGTATTAATTGGTCCATAAAACTAGAATTCAATTATTTAACACTAAATAAAAAGCCACACATCTGTTAGAGCGTGGCCTTTTCTTTAACAAGTGAACTGTTTATTTATATCATTCTAGCGATACAAAGGCTGCCATGCACATGTACGATAGCCATATCGTTCAAAATAGAAACGATTACAGTTGGTGTCATAATTACTTGAGCCAACATCAATGCGATGCTCACTTATATATTTATTATGCAGAGAAACCTGTTGCCCATTATACAATAAAGTAAAGTGGACATGAGGACCTGATGATTGGCCGCCCTCACACAATGCTTGATTATAATTATTTGCATAGCGACCTAACCATGCACCAGGTTGAACATAATCACCACTGCTATATTGAAGGTTTGACATGTGGTAGTAGTTGGTTGAATAGCCACTGGCGTGTGTTACTCGAATATTGCAGGAAGAAAAGCGAGTTACCGTTCCGCCATGCGCAGCTTGAACAAACGGAGTATTAGCGCCCCAGCCACCAGAGCCATTGTTAAAATCAAGTGATGAGTATGGGTAGCCAGAACCTGTATTTGAGTGAGCGCCACCACTGTACCAATAGCCAGACGGCCACGGTAAATTCATTTCAAAACTAGCGGCTAAAAGTTGCTTTTCATTATTTTGATCTACACTATTCAATGAACGTTGCAATTGACTAGTGTTACTAGGAAATACACGGTCAAACGTAGCTAAAAACTCAGTCAAAGTCTGTTGATTATTTTTAGAGTTTGATGCCAGTCTATCGCTATCTGCAAACAGACTTACTAGAGCCGCAGTTGCAGCTGTGCTACTCGTAGTTTGGGTTGCCTGATTGCGTTTTTTTAACTTATCTTGTGACTCTTGCCACTGCTTATATGCATAAAAGCGTTGACTTAATTTCATCACTACGTCTTTTACTTGCGCATCAAAACCATGCTTGTCTGTTATACCAGCTAAAGGGTTCTCAATATCAGCATTTGGGTTTGAAAGTAAGCCACTTTGTTGCTCTATCAGCGCTAAAATTACTTTTGGATTAATACTGGTATAACCTGCCCAGTGTAAAATGAGCTCTTTTTTATCTTCAATTGCTGACGCATGCAAAGAAAAAAAGTTATCCCAATCTTCGTTTAATAATGAGTCATTAAACACAAATTGCGTATCATCAATAGTCAGTAAAGAGTTAAGCTTGAGTGATGCTAAAGCCTGTTTAGTAAACAAAAAGTCATCATGCTTATCGCCTTCTGCTAATACCACGGGTGAGGCCCCTAGAAGACTTGCGAATGTAATATTAATTATCTTGTTTTTCATCTTATATTCCTTAAGTAAAAAGCAAAAAAACCCCTAATGGGTACACAAGGTATAGCACCCAAATTAAAATAAAGTTAATTAATATTACTTATGCTTACATATAATTACTTAATGAATTAACTTAACCTACACAAATAATAAAGAAGTTGAAATTCTCTATATGATAAAAGCTGTCGGAAAAAACGATTTAACGCATTAAAGCAGCTCTTTTTAGGAAGCTATGCACTCAACCCTATTTCGGCCATTGTTTTTTGCCTTGTATAAAGCTTGATCAGCACGAGATAATAACCGATCATAATCATCGACGTTATCTGAGTCAGAAACACCAAAGCTCACGGTTACGCTAAGCCCTTGGGCAATAGACGAAAAGTCTTTATTTTCAATTTCTTTGCGTAATTGTTCACATAATTTCTGTGCTTGCACAGTATTCATGTCAGGAAATACAAATGTGAATTCTTCACCGCCCCAACGAGCCACTTCTTGCTCGCCTTCACAATGCGCTTTAAGAATATTGGCGACTTCACATATAACCTGATCGCCAATCAAATGAGACCAACCATCATTAATGCGTTTAAAGTGGTCAATATCCATAATGGCAATCGCAAGCGGAGTATTACGCGCTTTAAAATCTGTAAAGTTGTCGGCCAGCCAACCATCAAATGCACGGCGATTCGGTAAGTCGGTGAGCTGATCATGGGTAGCTTGATAAGCAAAGGCACTAGCTTGCTCTTGCAGTGCTTGGGTTTGCTTCACCACTCGGCTAGTTAGCTCTTTTTCTACTTGCTTATAGCGATACAAGCGATAACGATATGCACTATATATGACAACCACAAAAATAAAAAACACCACTAGCTTAAAGCTGGTTTTTTGCCAAAAATGCGATTGAATTTCAAAATGAATCACTTTGTCATTTTGCTGCCAATCGGTATTAGGATAGGCAGAACGCACTGCAAATGAATATTTACCCGCGGGTAAATTAGTATATTCAGCTGTTGCAATATGAAAACGATCAACCCATTCATCGTTAAAGCCTTTCATTTTTGTTTGAAAGTTTAATCGCTGCGGCATGATAAAACTTAAGCCCGCATAATGGAACGACAGTCGTGTAACTCCAGGTGGCAAAACAAGTGTGTCACCATCAACAGGCAATAACATGGGTTTACCATCTACAGAAAAACTTTCTACAATAGTTGGTAACGGTATCTCGGTGGCTTCTTTTAATCGTGCGGGTTTAACCGTACTCACCCCTTTTGCGGTGGCAAACCAAATAGTACCATCTGAATGCGCTGTAGCCGAAGGCGTTGACCCTCCATTGGCTTGCGCACTGAGCATGCCATCGCCCTCATCGTATAATTGAAAAGCTAGCGTCTGACTACCTTTTGTAGCTGAATCTAGCAGCTGATTAACCTGCTTATAATTAACTTCAATAATGCCACGGTTACTTGATAGCCAAAGTGAATCTTTAAAGGGCACAATTTGAAAAAGCTTATCAACCGGTAATCCTAACTCCCTCCCTAAAATAGTCATATGGCCATTTGAATGTTGATAACGCAATAAACCTCTATCGGTCGCCATCCAGGTATATTTATCGTCAATATAAAAGCCAAAC
This genomic window contains:
- a CDS encoding amidohydrolase family protein, yielding MKKMLQTALALSVSLALGQVHAEQTDEKKWQVDSPKGQFVDASISVEQGTWMNVDISPDGETLVFDLLGDIYTMPMSGGKATQITSDIAWQMQPRFSPDGKHIAFTSDQGGGDNIWVMDVNGENQTAVTDETFRLLNSPAWSPDGDYLVARKHFTASRSLGAGEVWLYHKAGGKGVQLTKRENDQKDLGEPMFSPDGRYVYFSHDATPGKTFHYSKDSVAGIYKIKRYDRETGEIETIISGMGGAIRPTPSPDGKKLAYVKRDDFQTSLYLYDLTSGEHTKLYDKLERDMQETWAIHGVYPTIAWTPDNEELVFWAGGTIHKLNVDDKSVSDIAFKIDTTKKIQKAVRFTQNIDTEEFDVKMLRNVQISPDGETALFEALGHIYKRDLDSGKIKRLTKQTDHYELFPQYSRDGKKIVYTTWDDNEQGTVRVVSARSGRGDTITDEPGKYVEPTFSPDGKTVVYRKASGGSILNPKWSLHPGVYSVSAKGGKSELISKSGYQPQFGSANDRVYIMSPWPKPTLSVVELESKKVRKLYESEHATEFRVSPDGEYLAFAERFKVFVTPFVERGKTINIGPKDSQFPIEQLSVRAGENISWSANSNKLYWTLGPELYHASLEGMFAINKADDQGVKVKSGTNIGFSKKMAEPEGMIALTGAKIITMDGEKVIENGVIVTDGKHIKAIGSAADISIPKNAEIVDVTGKTIMPGMVDAHAHGSQASDEIIPQQNWKNFAGLALGVTTIHDPSNDTTEIFTASEMQKAGMIVGPRIFSTGTILYGANMPGYTSHIDSLDDAKFHLERLKKVGAFSVKSYNQPRREQRQQVIEAGRELEMMVVPEGGSLLQHNLSMVVDGHTGIEHSIPVEHIYDDIKQLWSQSDVGYTPTLVVAYGGIWGENYWYDKTDVWNHPRLSKFVPKNQLLPRSMRRVKAPDHHYNHFNNARVAAELQDLGVLVNLGAHGQREGLGAHWEMWMFAQGGMTPLEAIRASTLDPAKYLGLDKNVGSLEVGKLADLMVIDGDPLKNIRDSDKIDYTMINGRLFDAATMNEVGKKQRAPLFFE
- a CDS encoding M90 family metallopeptidase, with the translated sequence MVNGLLIFLLFAFVVIFWRWPDIQNTLWRRKYSHLSLSPQQHALLLRAMPIYNKMTDADRAKLARHIVWFLNEKRFVGCDGLQLTEAMKLIIAADACLLVLNKPWPLYKNVKEILLYPSAYYAPQSSRDNAGLVSFHNTVRQGESWPGGTLVLSWHDVLEGNRLPSDGHNLVFHEFAHQLDQETGKTTGTPLLTSQTHYQQWGKVFSRAFSQLKTHVAYNMPHVIHSYGATNEAEFFAVITETFLEKPADLRRDDPEIYRLLVDFYQFDPIVWH
- a CDS encoding M23 family metallopeptidase gives rise to the protein MKNKIINITFASLLGASPVVLAEGDKHDDFLFTKQALASLKLNSLLTIDDTQFVFNDSLLNEDWDNFFSLHASAIEDKKELILHWAGYTSINPKVILALIEQQSGLLSNPNADIENPLAGITDKHGFDAQVKDVVMKLSQRFYAYKQWQESQDKLKKRNQATQTTSSTAATAALVSLFADSDRLASNSKNNQQTLTEFLATFDRVFPSNTSQLQRSLNSVDQNNEKQLLAASFEMNLPWPSGYWYSGGAHSNTGSGYPYSSLDFNNGSGGWGANTPFVQAAHGGTVTRFSSCNIRVTHASGYSTNYYHMSNLQYSSGDYVQPGAWLGRYANNYNQALCEGGQSSGPHVHFTLLYNGQQVSLHNKYISEHRIDVGSSNYDTNCNRFYFERYGYRTCAWQPLYR